A genome region from Thermococcus gorgonarius includes the following:
- the smc gene encoding chromosome segregation protein SMC, with product MPYIEKIEMKGFKSYGNKKVVVPLSKGFTAIVGANGSGKSNIGDAVLFVLGGLSAKAMRATRISDLIFAGNKAEPPAKYAEVAMYFNNEDRGFPIDEDEVVIKRRVYPDGRSAYWLNGKRATRSEILDLLSAAMISPEGYNLVLQGDITKFIKMSPTERRLIIDEISGIAEYDAKKEKALEELKQAEENLARVDLLIKEVKKQLDKLEKERNDALRYLDLKEKVERARVALLLGEIKRLESLIAGTEERDGVIEGEIKSVEESLKVLIKEIIAKERELNEVERELEEKSEDGILEVTRRISEVKSKIEMAKRNIENAEKEIEEDQRRLVKAKEELKKVSDEIEKSKGAIVRWSKRREKLLVEIKEKETARNKLLVKLGEIDRSYAVAREEFDKVVKELEDAKKELYTREAEVNKFTEEIERAKARIVQAKVRKKALKEAIEESKKALEAKRSELAEIEGKMGKAQSRLKKAEKELEEKTNALKKVEKELARAKEELIKAEAQTEVRGNRAVEFLKSQQIPGLYGTLGELISVPDSTYAIAVEVALGGNYDNVVVEDDRVAEKAIKLLKEKKLGRLTFLPLNKIKPRSMKERPKLGTPAMDVVQYDPKFKKAVAYALGDTLIVEDMEEARAVGIGNVRMVTLGGELLEKSGAITGGHYKPRGKFGVNVDELKKKVEGLEREKDALESAMNALKAEIRGLENELFELRMRKSDVNKDLEVLQRDLERLLREDRGIDEEIKSAEVAIESLNAKIEEYRGEMAKLRGRIERLEKKREKLKKALENPEARELNAKIREVEAEIAKLREELSRVESKLEGLEGRINEELLPRKADLEEEIEGLVNRINALRANIRENEEAIKRLEGEMEELKKAEESVKDELKELRERRERLKNEIVELREKKDELSNKLNELRIEANTLKIKLAQYETELKEKQAELKHFDGKLVKSIKPEEIPEPEKLEELKKEIEKMEEEIRSLEPVNMKAIEDFEVVERRYMELSSKREQVLAEKESIEDFIAEIEGQKREVFMKTLNEIAKNFSELFAKLSPGGSARLILENPEDPFAGGLEIEAKPAGKDVKRIEAMSGGEKALTALAFVFAIQRYKPAPFYLFDEIDAHLDDANVKRVADLIKESSQSSQFIVITLRDVMMANADKIIGVSMRNGISRVVSLSLEKAMKILEEARKRSEAEHAEMFGHLAG from the coding sequence ATGCCGTACATCGAGAAGATTGAAATGAAGGGCTTCAAATCTTACGGTAACAAAAAAGTCGTGGTTCCGCTCTCAAAGGGCTTCACCGCCATAGTCGGCGCGAACGGTTCTGGGAAGAGTAACATCGGCGATGCCGTTCTCTTCGTTCTGGGTGGGCTGTCAGCCAAGGCCATGAGGGCAACGAGGATCAGTGACCTCATCTTCGCCGGCAACAAGGCTGAGCCTCCTGCCAAATACGCTGAGGTTGCCATGTACTTCAACAACGAAGACAGGGGCTTTCCCATAGACGAGGACGAGGTCGTCATCAAGAGGCGCGTTTATCCGGACGGGAGGAGCGCCTACTGGCTCAACGGGAAGAGGGCGACGAGGAGCGAGATACTTGATCTTTTAAGCGCGGCGATGATATCTCCGGAAGGCTACAACCTCGTTTTGCAGGGGGACATAACGAAGTTCATCAAGATGTCCCCAACCGAGAGGAGGCTCATAATCGATGAGATATCTGGAATAGCCGAGTATGACGCCAAGAAGGAGAAGGCCCTGGAGGAGCTGAAGCAGGCCGAGGAGAACCTGGCTAGAGTTGATCTCCTTATAAAGGAGGTCAAGAAGCAGCTGGACAAGCTCGAAAAGGAGCGCAACGACGCCCTCCGCTACCTAGACCTCAAGGAGAAGGTCGAAAGGGCAAGGGTAGCTCTTCTCCTGGGGGAGATAAAGAGGCTCGAGTCCCTGATAGCCGGGACTGAGGAGAGGGACGGCGTCATTGAAGGTGAAATAAAATCCGTTGAGGAGAGCCTGAAAGTCCTCATCAAGGAGATAATAGCGAAGGAGCGCGAGCTGAACGAGGTTGAGAGGGAGCTGGAGGAAAAGAGCGAGGACGGCATCCTGGAGGTCACCCGGAGGATAAGCGAGGTCAAATCCAAGATAGAGATGGCGAAGAGAAACATCGAAAACGCGGAGAAGGAGATAGAAGAAGACCAGAGACGGCTCGTCAAGGCCAAGGAAGAACTCAAAAAGGTCTCGGACGAGATAGAGAAGAGCAAGGGGGCGATAGTAAGGTGGAGCAAGAGGCGGGAGAAGCTCCTCGTAGAGATCAAGGAGAAGGAGACTGCTAGGAACAAGCTGTTGGTTAAACTCGGTGAGATAGACAGGAGTTATGCCGTCGCCAGGGAGGAGTTCGATAAGGTTGTTAAGGAGCTTGAGGATGCCAAAAAAGAGCTCTACACAAGGGAGGCAGAAGTGAATAAGTTCACGGAGGAGATAGAGAGGGCCAAAGCCAGAATAGTCCAAGCAAAGGTCAGGAAGAAGGCTCTAAAAGAGGCAATAGAGGAATCCAAAAAGGCCTTAGAAGCCAAGAGGTCTGAACTTGCCGAGATAGAGGGCAAGATGGGAAAGGCACAGAGCCGTCTTAAGAAAGCTGAGAAGGAACTTGAAGAGAAAACAAATGCATTGAAGAAGGTTGAAAAAGAGCTGGCAAGGGCGAAGGAAGAGCTGATCAAGGCAGAGGCTCAGACGGAAGTTAGGGGGAACAGGGCCGTCGAGTTCCTCAAGTCACAGCAGATTCCAGGCCTTTATGGAACCCTGGGGGAGCTCATAAGCGTTCCGGATTCGACTTACGCTATCGCCGTTGAAGTGGCCCTCGGCGGAAACTACGATAACGTTGTTGTTGAAGACGACCGTGTGGCTGAAAAGGCGATAAAGCTCCTCAAAGAGAAAAAACTGGGAAGACTGACCTTCTTGCCCCTCAACAAAATAAAACCCAGATCAATGAAGGAAAGGCCAAAGCTTGGAACTCCTGCCATGGATGTTGTTCAATACGATCCAAAGTTCAAGAAGGCTGTGGCCTATGCCCTTGGGGATACGCTCATAGTCGAGGACATGGAGGAAGCGAGAGCGGTCGGTATAGGAAACGTCAGGATGGTTACCCTTGGAGGGGAACTTCTGGAGAAAAGCGGTGCCATAACAGGTGGACATTACAAACCCAGGGGCAAGTTTGGCGTTAACGTGGATGAACTGAAGAAGAAAGTTGAGGGGCTGGAACGGGAAAAGGACGCCCTTGAATCCGCCATGAACGCCCTGAAAGCCGAAATTAGGGGCCTCGAAAATGAGCTCTTTGAGCTGCGCATGAGGAAGAGCGACGTGAACAAGGACCTGGAGGTACTCCAGAGGGACCTTGAGAGGCTTCTCCGAGAGGACAGGGGAATTGACGAAGAGATCAAGAGCGCCGAAGTGGCAATCGAATCCCTCAACGCTAAGATAGAGGAGTACCGCGGTGAGATGGCCAAACTCAGAGGCAGAATCGAGAGGCTTGAAAAGAAGCGCGAGAAGCTGAAAAAGGCCCTTGAAAACCCGGAGGCCAGGGAGCTGAACGCGAAGATCAGGGAAGTCGAAGCGGAGATAGCCAAACTCCGCGAGGAGCTCAGCAGGGTGGAGAGCAAGCTTGAGGGCCTTGAGGGCAGGATAAACGAGGAACTTCTCCCAAGGAAGGCCGATCTTGAGGAGGAAATCGAGGGCCTCGTGAACAGGATAAACGCGCTGAGGGCCAACATAAGGGAGAACGAGGAGGCCATTAAGAGGCTCGAAGGCGAGATGGAAGAGCTCAAGAAGGCCGAAGAAAGCGTAAAGGATGAACTCAAGGAGCTCCGCGAGAGGCGCGAGAGGCTCAAAAACGAAATAGTCGAGCTGAGGGAGAAGAAGGACGAACTATCAAACAAGCTCAACGAGCTCCGCATAGAGGCCAACACCCTGAAGATAAAGCTGGCCCAGTACGAGACCGAGTTGAAGGAGAAGCAGGCCGAGCTCAAGCACTTTGATGGAAAGCTCGTGAAGTCAATAAAGCCCGAGGAGATACCGGAACCTGAAAAACTCGAGGAGCTGAAGAAAGAAATCGAGAAGATGGAAGAGGAGATCCGCTCACTTGAGCCCGTTAACATGAAGGCGATAGAGGACTTTGAGGTCGTTGAGAGGCGCTACATGGAGCTCAGCAGCAAACGCGAGCAGGTTCTGGCGGAGAAGGAGAGCATAGAGGACTTCATTGCGGAGATAGAGGGACAGAAGCGCGAAGTTTTCATGAAAACCCTTAACGAGATAGCCAAGAACTTCTCCGAACTGTTCGCAAAGCTCTCACCAGGAGGAAGCGCGAGGCTTATCCTCGAGAACCCCGAGGATCCGTTCGCCGGGGGCCTTGAGATAGAAGCAAAGCCAGCGGGAAAGGACGTCAAGAGGATCGAAGCTATGAGCGGCGGCGAGAAGGCCCTGACGGCTCTGGCCTTTGTCTTCGCCATACAGCGCTACAAGCCGGCACCGTTCTACCTCTTCGACGAGATAGACGCACACCTCGATGATGCAAACGTTAAGCGCGTTGCAGACCTCATAAAGGAGTCCTCCCAGTCGAGCCAGTTCATAGTCATAACCCTCCGCGACGTCATGATGGCCAACGCGGACAAGATCATCGGCGTGAGCATGAGGAACGGGATAAGCAGGGTGGTATCGCTAAGCCTTGAGAAGGCCATGAAGATCCTTGAGGAAGCCAGGAAGAGGAGCGAGGCAGAGCACGCGGAGATGTTCGGTCACCTGGCGGGGTGA
- a CDS encoding segregation and condensation protein A, giving the protein MESRFEAEITPVDILLQLVKMGKVDPWNIDIVDLTEKYIKMLREMQELDLRVSARAILAASILVRMKTEALLNEEQNQNEEEETEERVRVEVEPLAPPIRRSERYYTFDDLLEALMDALEEAERRKPKKRKKENIEEQVFVVDDFRVDIEKHVYRLHNIVVELYREKKEPIKFWELVFDPSPKIVARTFLYLLFLSNMGKVDLIQEEPFGEILVVPLESSESNQPA; this is encoded by the coding sequence ATGGAATCCCGATTTGAAGCCGAGATAACGCCCGTTGATATACTCCTCCAGCTCGTCAAAATGGGAAAGGTCGACCCCTGGAACATCGACATAGTGGATTTAACCGAGAAATACATCAAAATGCTCCGCGAGATGCAGGAACTGGACCTCAGGGTCTCTGCCAGGGCCATTCTGGCGGCTTCCATACTGGTCAGGATGAAAACCGAGGCACTACTCAACGAAGAACAAAACCAGAATGAGGAAGAAGAGACTGAAGAGCGTGTTAGGGTCGAGGTTGAGCCGCTTGCGCCGCCCATAAGAAGGAGCGAGCGCTACTACACCTTTGACGACCTGCTGGAGGCCTTAATGGACGCTCTGGAAGAGGCCGAGAGGAGGAAACCGAAGAAGAGGAAGAAGGAGAACATCGAGGAGCAGGTCTTCGTGGTGGACGATTTCCGCGTCGACATAGAGAAGCACGTCTACAGGCTTCACAACATCGTGGTGGAGCTCTACCGGGAGAAGAAGGAGCCAATAAAGTTCTGGGAGCTCGTCTTCGACCCGAGCCCAAAGATAGTGGCGAGGACTTTCCTCTACCTCCTCTTCCTATCCAATATGGGCAAGGTCGACCTCATTCAGGAGGAGCCCTTTGGGGAGATCCTGGTCGTTCCGCTTGAGAGCTCTGAGAGTAACCAGCCAGCCTGA
- a CDS encoding DUF5658 family protein, producing the protein MKGGMRMLKYAILFAVFSLIDALTTWIGTHRGFAEANPVLAERLSNPLLFFGSFTLFTLLGVGVIAFSFYLAKRVPAMNYFPALFVALKALPVLNNLILLTGLPPLKLTLAATARWLLGFA; encoded by the coding sequence ATGAAGGGTGGAATGAGGATGCTAAAATATGCCATCCTCTTCGCGGTGTTTTCGCTTATCGACGCTCTAACTACATGGATAGGCACCCATAGGGGCTTCGCTGAGGCCAATCCGGTGCTGGCGGAAAGGTTATCGAATCCCCTCCTGTTTTTCGGGAGCTTTACGCTCTTCACGCTCCTCGGGGTGGGAGTCATAGCCTTCTCGTTTTATCTGGCTAAGAGAGTCCCGGCCATGAACTACTTCCCGGCGCTCTTTGTGGCCCTGAAGGCCCTTCCTGTGCTGAACAACCTCATCCTTCTAACTGGCCTCCCCCCGCTGAAGTTAACGTTAGCGGCAACGGCCCGGTGGCTTTTGGGCTTCGCATGA
- a CDS encoding DEAD/DEAH box helicase: MSYLRRDLIEPRVYQEVIYAKCKERNCLVVLPTGLGKTLIAMLIADYRLSKYGGKALMLAPTKPLAVQHAESFRKLFNLPPEKINVLTGELSPEKRRKIWEESVVITATPQTIENDVLTGRISLEDVVLLVFDEAHRAVGNYSYVFIAKEYLKTARHPLVLGLTASPGSDEEKIREIVRNLGIEHIEIRTESSPDVKPYVQKIAFEWVRVDLPGIYKEVRSILREMLKESLKPLANAGLVSSASADIPKREVLQAGSRINQAVAKGDYSLGSLMKHQAKAMKLHHAIELLETQGLTALRAYLKKLREDRSKSSRELMEDPRMRKVIYLLVQAKELGLDHPKMEKLKELIRSQLEKKPDSKIIVFTNYRDTGRKIIEELRAMGISAERFIGQASRANDRGMSQREQKEILDRFSRGEFRVLVATSVGEEGLDVPEVDLVVFYEPVPSAIRSIQRRGRTGRHRPGKVVILIAKGTRDEAYYWSSRRKEKGMFEAIKKVARELEKSRPKEERVEIREKAPGSVEMSRGKITPLDAFLKPKRGEKKESPKASESKEEESPKAEKGKAEVEKPTEDAKELPIKPVFVRKPKGIVVYVDSRELRSGIPKLLKELGAEVEVRTLDVADYVVSEEVGIERKSANDFIQSIIDGRLFDQVERLKRAYEKPVIIIEGELYGIRNVHPNAIRGAITAVTLDWGVPILFSSGKEETAQFIYLIAKREQEERKKEVRLRSEKKALTLAERQRLIVEGLPNVSATLAKRLLKHFGNVERVFTATEEELKEVEGIGEKKAREIRKVITAPYVEEDKA; this comes from the coding sequence ATGAGCTATCTCCGCAGGGATTTAATCGAGCCTCGCGTTTACCAGGAGGTCATCTACGCGAAGTGTAAGGAGCGAAACTGTCTCGTCGTCCTCCCCACGGGATTAGGGAAGACGCTCATAGCCATGCTCATAGCTGATTATCGGCTCTCAAAATACGGCGGAAAAGCTCTCATGTTAGCTCCGACCAAGCCCCTTGCAGTTCAGCACGCTGAGAGCTTTAGAAAGCTCTTCAACCTCCCGCCGGAGAAGATCAACGTCCTGACCGGCGAGCTTTCCCCTGAAAAGAGGAGGAAAATCTGGGAGGAGAGCGTTGTAATAACTGCCACACCACAGACGATTGAGAACGACGTCTTAACCGGTAGGATTTCCCTCGAGGATGTCGTCCTGCTCGTCTTCGATGAAGCCCACAGGGCCGTCGGCAACTACTCCTACGTCTTCATAGCGAAGGAGTACCTGAAAACGGCAAGACACCCGCTTGTTCTGGGTCTAACCGCATCACCGGGAAGCGACGAGGAGAAGATAAGGGAGATAGTAAGAAACCTTGGAATAGAGCACATCGAAATAAGGACGGAAAGCTCGCCCGATGTGAAGCCTTACGTCCAGAAAATAGCCTTTGAGTGGGTCAGGGTTGATCTTCCTGGAATCTACAAGGAAGTCCGCTCAATTCTCAGGGAGATGCTGAAGGAGAGCCTCAAACCGCTCGCAAACGCTGGCCTCGTCAGTTCCGCTTCAGCGGACATACCCAAGAGGGAAGTCCTCCAGGCGGGTTCGAGGATAAACCAGGCGGTCGCTAAGGGCGACTACTCGCTCGGTTCCCTTATGAAGCACCAGGCGAAGGCGATGAAACTCCACCACGCCATAGAACTCCTTGAAACGCAGGGTTTGACAGCTTTGAGAGCCTATCTGAAAAAACTCCGCGAAGACCGCTCCAAGTCGAGCAGGGAACTCATGGAAGACCCCCGCATGAGGAAGGTGATTTACCTCCTAGTTCAGGCAAAGGAACTCGGACTGGATCACCCGAAGATGGAGAAGCTGAAGGAGCTCATAAGGAGCCAGCTTGAGAAAAAGCCCGATTCAAAGATAATCGTCTTCACAAACTACCGTGACACCGGGAGGAAAATCATAGAAGAGCTTAGGGCCATGGGAATTTCGGCAGAGCGCTTCATAGGGCAGGCGAGTAGAGCTAATGACAGGGGGATGAGCCAGAGAGAGCAGAAGGAGATACTCGATAGGTTCTCCCGGGGAGAATTCAGGGTTCTCGTGGCGACCAGTGTTGGCGAAGAGGGCCTGGACGTCCCGGAGGTTGATCTCGTGGTTTTCTACGAGCCCGTGCCTTCGGCAATAAGGAGCATCCAGAGGCGCGGAAGGACGGGGAGACACAGGCCCGGAAAGGTCGTCATCCTGATTGCGAAGGGAACGCGCGATGAGGCCTACTACTGGAGCTCGAGGAGAAAGGAGAAGGGAATGTTCGAGGCCATAAAGAAAGTTGCCAGGGAGCTTGAGAAATCAAGACCGAAAGAGGAGAGGGTTGAAATAAGGGAAAAAGCCCCGGGGAGTGTTGAGATGAGCAGGGGAAAGATAACCCCCTTGGACGCGTTCCTGAAGCCGAAACGGGGGGAGAAGAAGGAATCCCCCAAGGCGAGTGAAAGTAAAGAAGAGGAAAGTCCGAAGGCCGAAAAAGGCAAAGCTGAAGTTGAAAAGCCCACAGAGGATGCCAAGGAACTCCCAATAAAGCCGGTCTTTGTTAGGAAGCCCAAGGGCATAGTCGTCTACGTTGACTCGCGCGAGCTGAGGAGCGGCATTCCAAAGCTTTTGAAGGAGCTTGGCGCGGAAGTCGAGGTCAGGACTTTGGACGTTGCCGATTATGTTGTCAGCGAAGAGGTGGGAATAGAAAGGAAGAGCGCTAACGATTTCATACAGTCTATCATAGACGGCAGGCTCTTCGATCAGGTTGAGAGGCTGAAAAGGGCTTACGAGAAGCCGGTAATAATAATCGAGGGCGAGCTCTACGGCATAAGGAACGTTCACCCCAATGCTATAAGAGGAGCTATAACAGCGGTAACGCTCGACTGGGGTGTTCCAATTCTGTTTTCCTCGGGCAAGGAAGAGACCGCACAGTTCATCTACTTGATTGCCAAGCGTGAGCAGGAGGAGAGGAAGAAGGAGGTTCGCCTCAGGAGCGAGAAGAAGGCCCTAACTTTGGCGGAGAGGCAGCGCTTGATAGTTGAAGGCCTGCCCAACGTCTCAGCGACTCTGGCGAAGAGACTCTTGAAACACTTCGGCAACGTGGAAAGGGTTTTCACTGCCACGGAGGAGGAGTTAAAGGAGGTCGAGGGGATAGGCGAGAAAAAGGCGAGGGAGATAAGGAAGGTCATTACCGCGCCCTACGTTGAAGAGGACAAAGCTTAA
- a CDS encoding zinc metalloprotease: MRPQAGKDSVIYVGATYVGNFIDKEVIFDIFDEANRYFKENDLPIRFVYFGKLEVGPGYLINIPTEEGNVKGYPLEAVIEALYAKLVSEIQRDSSFPVNRIFGLTTFPLVSRNPYFHIYEKFLGIQQEITGMRIMVLSIKPFESDNLVLVKNRVLKGVLHELGHGFGLEHCSNRCVMNPPRDLDDWDGRPLSYCSSCMRNLRSALLAEITLKK, from the coding sequence ATGCGCCCTCAAGCTGGGAAAGATTCAGTGATCTACGTTGGAGCAACTTACGTCGGCAATTTTATCGACAAGGAGGTTATATTTGACATTTTCGATGAGGCAAACCGTTATTTCAAAGAAAACGATCTTCCCATCAGGTTCGTTTACTTCGGCAAACTTGAAGTTGGCCCGGGATACCTAATAAACATCCCAACCGAGGAGGGAAACGTTAAGGGTTATCCCCTTGAGGCCGTTATTGAGGCCCTCTACGCCAAGCTAGTGTCGGAGATCCAGCGGGACAGCTCTTTCCCAGTAAACAGGATATTTGGTCTGACTACTTTTCCCCTCGTTTCCAGAAACCCTTACTTCCACATTTACGAGAAGTTCCTGGGAATACAGCAGGAAATAACAGGGATGAGGATCATGGTTCTTTCAATTAAGCCCTTTGAGTCGGATAACCTTGTCCTGGTAAAGAACCGGGTTCTTAAGGGTGTGCTCCACGAGCTCGGCCACGGCTTTGGCCTTGAACACTGTTCCAACAGGTGCGTTATGAACCCGCCCCGCGACCTTGACGACTGGGACGGGAGGCCTCTGTCCTACTGCTCATCCTGCATGAGAAACCTCAGGAGTGCCCTTCTGGCTGAGATAACCCTTAAAAAATGA
- the pgsA gene encoding archaetidylinositol phosphate synthase: MVLNRYRENVKGYLEAIVRPLAKIGVTPNTITVLGLLISLVGAYLFYLREPRLAALVLLLGSLIDALDGTLARMTGKVSRFGAFLDSTLDRISDGALLFGIALGGLADWRWAFLTFMGAYLVSYERCRAELAGSGKLAVGIAERAERLLIIIAFSLAGAKYVEYGVYLVGILAWITVVQRMWAAYQRLR, from the coding sequence ATGGTGCTCAACAGATACAGAGAAAACGTTAAGGGGTACCTTGAAGCGATCGTGAGGCCCCTCGCTAAAATTGGCGTTACTCCGAACACTATAACCGTTCTGGGACTGCTGATAAGCCTTGTAGGGGCTTACCTGTTCTACCTCCGCGAGCCGAGGCTTGCTGCACTTGTTCTGCTCCTCGGCTCGCTCATAGATGCCCTCGATGGAACCCTAGCCAGAATGACCGGAAAGGTAAGCCGCTTCGGAGCGTTCCTGGATTCCACCCTCGACAGGATAAGCGACGGGGCCCTTCTGTTCGGCATAGCCCTCGGTGGTTTGGCTGACTGGCGCTGGGCGTTCCTGACGTTCATGGGCGCCTACCTGGTGAGCTACGAGCGCTGTCGGGCTGAACTCGCCGGATCTGGGAAGCTTGCCGTTGGCATCGCTGAGAGGGCCGAGAGGCTGCTCATCATCATAGCGTTTTCCCTTGCCGGGGCAAAATACGTGGAATACGGTGTCTACTTGGTCGGAATACTCGCGTGGATAACCGTCGTCCAGAGAATGTGGGCCGCATACCAGAGGCTTAGATGA
- a CDS encoding tRNA (cytidine(56)-2'-O)-methyltransferase encodes MIVVLRLGHRPERDKRITTHVALTARAFGADRIIIAAEEDEHVKESVEDVVRRWGGPFEIEFNPSWKKTMREWKENGGVIVHLTMYGIHIDDALPAIREELKAGMNVMVVVGAEKVPREVYEIADYNVAVGNQPHSEVAALAVFLDRLLDGEGLRKEFKNAKLKIIPQERGKKVIEL; translated from the coding sequence ATGATAGTAGTACTCAGACTCGGACACAGGCCCGAGAGGGATAAGAGGATCACAACGCACGTCGCCTTAACGGCGAGGGCCTTTGGGGCAGATAGGATAATAATCGCGGCAGAAGAGGATGAACACGTTAAGGAGAGCGTTGAGGACGTCGTGAGAAGATGGGGAGGCCCCTTTGAAATAGAGTTCAACCCGAGCTGGAAGAAGACAATGAGAGAGTGGAAGGAAAACGGCGGAGTTATAGTTCACCTGACGATGTACGGGATTCACATAGACGACGCCCTGCCAGCGATAAGGGAGGAGCTGAAAGCGGGGATGAACGTCATGGTCGTAGTCGGAGCCGAGAAAGTTCCGCGGGAAGTTTACGAAATAGCCGACTATAACGTGGCCGTAGGCAATCAGCCCCACAGCGAGGTTGCGGCTTTGGCCGTTTTCCTCGACAGGCTCCTCGATGGTGAGGGCCTTAGAAAGGAGTTCAAGAACGCGAAGCTCAAAATAATCCCCCAGGAGAGAGGGAAGAAGGTTATCGAGCTCTGA
- a CDS encoding SAM hydrolase/SAM-dependent halogenase family protein: MITLTTDFGLRGPYVGEMKVAMLRVNPNAKLVDVTHAITRHSIVEGSFVMEQVVKYSSEGTVHVGVIDPGVGTERRAIIVEGDQWLVVPDNGLATLPMKHIKPRRAWEIDLERIRRFTGWRISSTFHGRDVFGPAGALIEKGVSPEEFAEEVPLDSLVKLDLEPKKEKDLWLLKVIYVDDFGNVILNLEDCGRPNAVELPDFGLRIPYLDTYGQVKPGELLALPGSHDYLEIAVNQGSASERLGLKVGDEVRVRLVQKF; this comes from the coding sequence ATGATAACGCTCACGACTGACTTCGGGCTTAGAGGCCCCTACGTAGGCGAGATGAAGGTCGCGATGCTCAGGGTAAACCCGAACGCGAAGCTCGTTGACGTTACCCACGCGATAACCCGGCACTCCATCGTTGAGGGCTCCTTTGTGATGGAGCAGGTAGTCAAGTATTCGTCAGAAGGAACCGTCCATGTTGGCGTTATCGACCCCGGCGTTGGGACAGAGAGGAGGGCCATAATAGTTGAGGGCGACCAGTGGCTCGTCGTTCCCGACAACGGTTTAGCCACGCTTCCAATGAAGCATATAAAGCCCAGAAGGGCCTGGGAGATAGACCTTGAGAGGATTAGGCGCTTCACGGGGTGGAGAATAAGCTCGACCTTCCACGGCAGGGACGTCTTCGGGCCGGCCGGGGCGCTGATAGAGAAGGGCGTTTCTCCAGAGGAGTTCGCAGAGGAGGTTCCCCTCGATTCTCTCGTTAAGCTCGATTTGGAGCCGAAAAAAGAGAAAGACCTCTGGCTTCTGAAGGTTATCTACGTTGACGACTTCGGGAACGTTATACTGAACCTCGAAGACTGCGGAAGGCCGAATGCAGTTGAGCTCCCGGACTTCGGCCTCAGAATCCCCTACCTGGACACCTACGGCCAGGTTAAGCCTGGCGAGCTTTTGGCCCTGCCCGGAAGCCACGACTACCTGGAGATAGCGGTCAACCAGGGGAGCGCGAGTGAAAGGCTCGGCCTCAAGGTTGGTGATGAGGTGAGGGTGAGGCTCGTTCAAAAATTTTAA
- a CDS encoding type II toxin-antitoxin system VapC family toxin: MKSYLVDSSVILEALKGNPRAKDILKSLGENPKFINSVIFSGVLFIFLKNITGKSYLSLRGNKKEFLKHREKISKLYRFLRENFVEVPLTEEISDMAFELMTKHALLPNDSLILATAKFYGLTLVTLDSDFEEPAKAEEISLFGGEADG, translated from the coding sequence ATGAAGAGTTATTTGGTTGATTCCTCAGTCATCCTTGAGGCTCTTAAAGGCAATCCTCGGGCAAAAGACATCCTCAAGAGTCTGGGGGAGAATCCAAAATTTATAAACTCCGTGATATTCAGCGGGGTGCTTTTCATATTCCTGAAGAACATCACCGGAAAAAGCTACCTCTCGTTGAGGGGCAACAAAAAGGAATTTCTTAAGCATAGAGAGAAAATTTCCAAGCTCTACCGGTTTCTCAGGGAAAACTTTGTCGAAGTCCCATTGACCGAGGAGATAAGCGACATGGCATTTGAGTTGATGACAAAGCACGCGCTTCTTCCAAATGATTCGCTGATTCTTGCCACGGCAAAGTTCTACGGGCTAACATTGGTAACCCTTGACTCAGATTTTGAGGAACCGGCTAAAGCAGAGGAAATTTCCCTGTTTGGAGGTGAAGCTGATGGTTAA
- a CDS encoding nicotinamide-nucleotide adenylyltransferase: MVKRGLFVGRFQPVHNGHIKALEFVFSQVDEVIIGIGSAQASHTLKNPFTTSERMEMLIRALDEAGLTKKRYYLIPLPDINFNAIWATYVVSMVPRFDVVFTGNSLVAQLFREKGYEVIVQPMFRKDILSATEIRRRMIEGEPWEELVPKSVAEFIREIHGVERIQMLATNLEKNEKELQAPIRIPEF, from the coding sequence ATGGTTAAGCGCGGTCTCTTCGTCGGCCGCTTCCAGCCGGTTCACAATGGACATATCAAGGCTCTCGAATTTGTTTTCTCGCAGGTCGATGAGGTGATAATAGGCATCGGAAGCGCCCAAGCAAGTCACACTCTCAAGAACCCCTTCACGACGAGCGAGAGAATGGAGATGCTCATAAGGGCTTTGGACGAGGCAGGATTGACCAAAAAACGCTACTACCTCATCCCGCTCCCGGATATCAACTTCAACGCCATCTGGGCCACCTACGTGGTCAGCATGGTCCCGCGCTTCGACGTCGTCTTCACTGGAAACTCGCTCGTTGCCCAGCTCTTCCGCGAGAAGGGCTACGAGGTCATAGTCCAGCCCATGTTCAGGAAGGACATCCTCTCGGCGACCGAGATAAGGCGGAGAATGATAGAGGGCGAGCCCTGGGAGGAGCTTGTGCCTAAGAGCGTGGCGGAGTTCATAAGGGAAATCCACGGCGTCGAGAGGATTCAGATGCTCGCGACGAATCTTGAGAAGAACGAGAAAGAACTCCAGGCACCGATAAGGATTCCGGAGTTCTGA